GCGCAAAACCTCGAAATAAGCCATAAAGCGATCGTCCACCCGTGCAAAGTCTTCCTCCAGCGATTCCAAGGTGTCCAGGTCCTTCTCCTGCAGATAAAGCGCCACCAAGGCCTGGTTTTCGGCAATCAAATCCTTGAGGCGGGAAACAACCATTAAAAGAGGAACTTCCTGACGAACTCCCTGCAAAGAGGTTTCAACCTCCATAAAAGAATAAATCGCAAACCCCCCACAAAAAGCCGTCAGCAAAGCCAGGATAAAGAAAGAAAGTGATACCTTAGTCTTTATTCTCAACCAAGAAACCTCCTTTCTCGCGCTTTTTTAATATATATCGGCCAGACTTCCAAAAACTTTAGCCCCAACGAGGTATTTTCAACGAAAAAGGCTGGCTTTACAAAGGAGTTAAGAAACCTTTCCTGAAAACAAGTCCCTTTTAAAGAGGAAAGAAAAAATATCTAAGCAGCTATCCGGCCCTTGGTCTTCCAGAACAACATCCCTGCCAAGAACGCTTTCACAACATCGAAACCCAGAAAAGGATAAAAACCTACCTGCAAAACTCGATTAAAGCCGATTGGCTTTCCCATAAACAGAGAAAAAGCCAGCCACAGGTAAAAAAGACCTGGAAGATAAATAATTAGCATCCCCAACTCTGAAAGAAAAATTACTCCCAGTATGCTTTTTCTGAAAAGCTTCTTATCCTTCAAAGCGGAAATTAAAAAGGCTCCCAGGACGAAACCCAGCAGAAAACCAAAAGTAGGTTTAAACAAATAGGTGGGACCCCCGAAAGGCGGCGATGCAAAAACTGGCAACCCCAGAAGGCCTAACAGGACATAAGCCGAAAGAGACCAGAATGCTTCTTGCGGCCGAAGCAACCATCCAGAAAGAACCACAACAAAAGGCAGAACACTGAACGGAACCACTCCCTGAGCATAGCGAGAAAAAAGCGAGGATACCACACAAAGAGCAACCACCAAAGCACAGCGAGCTAACCGCAGCGACTGAAAGTGCACTGTCTCACCCCCATTTTGGTTAACCAATGTATATCATTAAGTTAACCAAAAATCAAGAGGTGACCAGCTCGCCCCAACTTATCTTTTTTCTTTCACCCTCCGAATTAATCCACAATGAGCCATCCAGGTCAATATCTTCGGCCAAGCCTTCCAGGACCTTGTCCGAGACCGCTATCTTCACCCTTTTCCCCAGGGTAGCCAGTCTTTTCTTCAGTTCTGGATACAGGGAAGCAAGGTTGGCTTCTCCTTTCCAGCCTTCCAGGCATTTTGAAAGCTTGTTCAACAAATTTTCCAAAAGAAACAGCCGGTGGTGCCTCTTCCCAGAAACTTCTAAAAGCGAAGTTGCTGTAAGTCTCAAATCTTCCGGAAAATCTTCTCTCAATAGATTGACATTAAGGCCGATACCAATCACCACATATCTAAGAACCTCGGCCTCGAAATCGCCCTCAACCAGTATCCCGGCCACCTTCTTCCCATCAATCAACACATCGTTGGGCCATTTAATTTCTGGTTCCAGACCTTCTTCTTCAAGAGCGAGACTCACTGCCAACCCACAGACAAGAGGCAGAGAGGTAAAACCTGACCACAAAGAAAGATTCGGCCGGATCAAAAGGGAAAAAGTCAGGCTTTTCCCAGGAAGCGAAAACCAGCTCCTTCCTTTCCTTCCCTTGCCCCGGGTTTGACTCTCGGCTATAAAAAGGCTCCATGACGGTGCGCCTTGCAGGGCTTCTCTTTTGGCCCATTCATTGGTAGAATCCACTTGATCTTCGCAGAAAACACTCACCGGAAAGGAAAACCTTGAAAAATAAGCTTCAAGATATTCCCTGAAGAAAACATCAGGCAATTCGAACAATTTGTATCCCTTGCGAGAAGATATTACAGGGAATCCCCAGGATTTCAGCTTTTCCATTTCCTTCCAGATAGCTACCCTGCTTAAAGAAAGGCGTTTGGCAAGTTCCTCACCAGATACCCAATCTCGAGAGACAAGCAACGCTTTAAGAATTTCTTTCTCCAGGGAGCTTCTGAGCATAGTTTTCGCTCCTTTTGGTGATAAGCTTTCCGTTTTCACCCGAATACCCGCCTGCGCTCTGCACGATCCGGAAGAAGGTTACCCCTCCAATTACCATAGGGAGATAAAAGGTTACCGCTCTCCACAAAAGAACAAACATGCCTACCCGATAAGCACCCACAAAGCGAGCGAAAACAGAAGCCATAGAAACTTCCACTCCTCCGCTTGCCCCCGGGGAAGGCACAAAGGAAAAAACGTAAAAAAGAGGAGCCTGAGTGCCCAGAACCCGTAAATAATCAGCCTTCACGCCCATGGCTGCCAGCACAAAATAAGCAACGGAGAAAATAAGCGTGTACTGCACCATATAACAGCCGATATTCCAGACCAGATACTGGGGCTTTTGAAAGAAGAGAATCCGGAAACCCCTACGAAAGTCTTCAAAAAATTCGTGCACCCATTCTCGAACACTCTCTTCAGAAAAGCGAATTTTCCTAAAGTGGCGTTTAACGAAATTTATGCCCCACTCGGTAAGTCTGAAAAGTATCTGAGGGCGATACAAAAAAGAAAAAAGGAGCACCATGACACCCGCATAGAAAATGACAAAAGAATACAAAAGCTTTAACAGCACTCCTTGCAGAACAAAGCCGATATGAAAGGCAAAAATGAGCAAGAAAAGCAAAAGAAGGAGGCTAACCTGATACAGAATGCCACAAATTACCACCAGACTCCCTGCCTCCCCCCAGCTCATACCTGCACGGGTAAGAACATACATTTGAGCCGGGCTACCACCGGTACTGAAGGGAGTTATGGTCGACATGAAATATCCGGCAAGAACCGTACTCAGCGCATCCTGTAGGCGAATGCTTTTGTTCCAGGCCCGAGCACTCAGAAAGACTCTTAACCCATCCAGAAACCAGGCAGCAAACATCAACAAAAAACCCACCAAGTAAACTCCAAAGTGAAAACGAGCAAAATCAATCTCAGGTGGTACCTCGAAAAAGGAACCAACAGAAAAAATAATCACAATACTACTTATACTTATAAGAACAGATAGCAAAACTCGTTTTTTTAGTGAAGCAGGACGATACTTTTGCGGCTCGTGCATAGGGGTACACCCTCCGTTTAAATACCAAAAATGGGATAACCGACCCGCCAAGCAAAAAGAGCCAGAACCAGCAAAGCAAACCAGCTACCCAACCACAAAAGAGAAAGGGCTTCCTCAATTCGTTCCGGAACAAGCTCCCGAAGGGCCTCTCCAAGAAAGGGCCTTTCCTCGCGCTTGCCCTGGTAATAGTTTACGCCCCCCAGCCTCACCCCAAGAGCACCAGCCATGGCTGCCTCGGGCCAACCTGCATTGGGACTGGGATGAAAGCGGGCATATTGAAAAGCGGTAGTCAAAGCCCTCTTTGGCGATTTCCCCAAGAGCAAAGCAGCTATTCCCAGAAACAGAGCACTCAAACGAGCAGGGATAAAATTCAATAGGTCATCGAGGCGTGCCGAAGCAAAACCAAAGAAAAAATAGCGGAAATCCCGGTAACCCAGCATGGAATCAAGGGTGTTAACCACTTTGTAAATGAGAATCCCCAAACCTCCGAAGAGCGAAGCATAAAAAAGAGGAGCCACTACTGCATCGTTGAAGTTCTCGGCGAGAGACTCAACGCAAGCTCTGACCACTTCCCATTCTGCCAGGTGTTCAGTATCTCTGCCCACCAAGCTCCGAAGGTTTTTCCTGGCCTCTTCCAGGTTTCCCTTTTGAAGGGCCAGGAAAACCTTTTTGCCACTTAACCAGAGCGAGCGGAAAGCGAGCAAAGAGAAAACCAGATATATTTCTACCATCCAGTAAACAAGCGGCAAATTTTTTCGCATAAACCAACCCAGAAAACCATAAGCCAGGCCGGTACCACCCACCAGCAAAAAAACTACCACAAAGCCCAGTATGAATTCCTTGCGAAAGCTCCTGTGTTGAGGGAAAAGCAAGCGTTCAAGTTTCTCTATGGCCTTACCCACCCAAACCACAGGGTGCCAGCGACCAAAAGGGTCCCCTAAGAATGAATCTAATACAAAACCCACCACCATACGTAAAAGGGCTAACACTTCAAACACCGTTATTTTGAATCAATTCTACTCTCGGAAATTCTTCGCGGTTAACCCCAATTTTCACCAAAACACCGGGATCCAGCAAAACATGAAAAGTGGACGCAAACTCGATGTTCATGGCTTTAACCAGAAAACAACGAATAACCCCAGCATGGGTAACCAGCAGGTAGCGACCATTTCTCATTTTCAGGAGTTTATCCCAAAAAGAGCTTACTCTGGAAAGCACTGTTTTGAAGCTTTCTCCTCCAGGCGGCGTAAAACCCAGGGGGTCTTTTTTCCACTCCTTTACTTCTACCGGATACTCTTTTTCAAGCTCTGCCCAAGACTTGCCCTCCCAGGAACCAAAAGAACGCTCTTTGATTTCGGGAACAATGTCGATGTCGTCATCTGGAACCAGAATTCGAGCTGTTTGATGGGTTCTCAACATGGGACTGCAAAACACTCTCTCAAAAGAAAGTCCTCTTAACAAGCTCTGGTGTAATTTTTTGATTCTCTCCTCACCCTTAGGAGAAAGCGGAATATCACTCCAACCCGCAAAAAAACCCTTTTCTGTTGCTTCAGTATCTCCGTGTCGCAAAAGATATATTTCCTTCATGGCCTGATTATTCTTACTCCTCCCCTCACTGCTCCAGTTACCCAACAGCTTACCGCTTCTTTTTGAAGACATTCTTTCACCCTGCGAAGCATCTCCGTATCAGAGTAAACCCGGCGATCAAAAAGCACTCCTACCGCTTTACCAGTATGTGCTCTGTTCACACCCAGCGCCCCAGTATATTTCATCTCCTCTCGCAAAAGATCGAAAAGCCTTTCCCGGTTTACCTCCTGCAAGATAGAACCACTGAGTGTAGCAGCTCTACCAATTAAAGAAAGATCTCCCTCTTCAAGACCTCTTTGAATCATGTCCAGAGCCCTTCGCACTTCTTTGGCAAAATAAAGCCAGTTTTTGCGCAGTTTTGTCCTGTCCACTTCCACGGTTTCCACCTTACCGGGAAGCTCGCAGACTACAACTCCCAGATACACCGGCACCGGAAAGCGAATAACCACCTTTCCAGAAATATGATCAAAAACGCAAAAATCGGAGAACAAGGTGCTGTCGGTGGGTTCCACTCTCAGGGCAATCCGAGCTATCTCTTCTTCCGAAGTCTTTCTTTTCAGAAGTGCAGAAAGTGCGCCCAAGAGAGCAGCGATATCTGCTGTGCTGGAAGCAAAACCCTTTCCCTCAGGCAGTGCCTTCCGTCTTTTAAAAGATACTTTTCCCCGAAGCTCTTTAAACCCCCATTCGCTCAGGGCTATCTCCAGGGCTCTGGCACTTTTCCACAACCTCTGAGTGTACTCTTTATTTTCCTCTTCCTGCCAGGGACCAAAAGGTTTCTCTTGCAAGAAAACCTCCATCTCACTATAACGAGCAATGGTCAGCGAAACCAGAATCTCTGTATCCTCGAGGTAACCCTGGAAAAGCTCTCCCATGCTACCTGGACTCAGAGCTCGTACCATATCAAATCCTCCCAATCAGAAGAAAAAGCAGCTCTCCCAGTTCCACCGCTGTTCCCATCACATCCCCATTTAAAAAGCCCAGCATTCGAGCAACTCTCTTCACGAATGAGTAAATAATAACAAAGCAGAAACAAATTTTCAAAAAAAGCAAAACGTTACCGAAAAGAATGGACACAACAGCAACCAGAATCAACCACAACCAGAAAGCAGTGCTTCGGGGTTGACTTAAAAAAATACTTCCCAGCCCCGACTCCCGAAGCAAGGAGCGACCAAAGCAAATAACCCCCAGTAAAAAAAATCTGGCTGCCAAGGGAGCCAGTACTATTACTTCCCCACTCTTAGTTTCCGATAACAGAAACAACTTAAAAGTTAGAACTAGAAAAAGCGCTACTGTCCCAAAAACGCCCAGGGAAGAATCTTTAAGAATGCGCTCTCGTGCTTCCTTGCTAAAAACTGGAGCCCCCAGTGCATCCGCTACATCAGCCAAACCATCAAGATGCAAGCCTCTAGTGAGCAGAATCCAGGTGGTTAAAGCCAGAAGTGCGGGAAGAAACGAAGTACCAAAGATAAAATGGGTTCCCCAAAATACACCATATACTCCACCACCGATTAAAAGACCCACCAGCGGAAAGAAAACGCTGGATAGTGCTACTTCTTCTGGCTCGTCGCTCTCCCTGGCCAGCGGCAAAATGGTTAAAAAGCCAGCAGCAATTCTTACCAGCCGTAACCAGCGAACAAAGCGACTTATTTTAGTTTCCACGGCACTCCTGCAACTACCAAAAAGACTTCGTCAGCTTTCTGGGCCAACCACTGGTTGACCTTACCCTGGAGATCCCTAAATTGCCTGCCCAAAAAATTCTCAGGAACCACCCCGCAACCCACTTCGTTACTGACCAGGGCCAAAAAAAAGCCTTCCCGGGATTGCTTTCTAAAAAGCACCTCCAGTTCTTCAGTAACTCTCATAAAAACTTCTTCCGGCTCCTTATCCCGAAGGAGCAAATTACTCACTAAGAAGGTAACACAATCCAACAATACTCCACATCCGGAGAAGTCTCTATCCTCCACCTCCTGAAAACCAAAAGGAACCTCAAAGGTTTCCCAGTTCTCGGAACGTCTCCTGCGGTGTAAAGCTATTCGTTCTGCCATCTCTTGATCCGTAACCACACCTGTTGCCAGGTAAACCCGCTTTGGGCTCGCTTCTTCCACTCTCTGCTGAGCCAGAGAGCTTTTACCGCTCCTTGCGCCACCAATGAAAAGCACTTTTCTACCAAGAATTCCTGAGATCATCCACGAACTCCTCCAGTGCTCCCAGAAAGCGCCTGTTTTCAGAATGGGTGCGCAGCGAAATTCGGTAAAAATTCCTATCCAGACCCCAGAAATCAGAGAGACTTCTAATTAGCATCCCTCGCTGGTAAAAAAAGGAATAAAGGTCAGCCTTTGAGTCCAAAACCCGAAACATATAGAAATTGACCCGAGATGGATAGAGCAATACAACATCAGAAAAGGCTTTCCAGTGCTCCTCAAGATATTCTTTTTCTTTTTTGAGGTTCTTTATGGTGGTTTCCCTGAATGCTGAAAGATCGCTTTCGGAAAGAATTTTTAGCGCTGAAGCCAAGACAGCATTAACCGACCAGGGTTCGATATGCTCTTTAAGAGAGTACACGTTGGAGGGGTGGGTCAATAAAAAGCCTCCTCTTAATCCAGGAATGGAAAAGTATTTGGTTAGCGAACGCACCACAAAAAGGCGCCGATAATCCGCAATTTTTCCAGAAAAAGAGGTTTCTTCGTTCATAAATTCCTGGAAGACTTCGTCCACCACCAGAAAAATCCCTTTCTCAAGAACATACTCCCACACAGCTTTTAAAAAACCTTCCGGGTAAGGGTTACCGAGCGGATTGGTGGGATTACCCATAATAAGGATATCCGGGTGGGTAGTAAAGAGTAACTTCAAGCTTTCTTCCGTTTCTTCATCGCCGAGATAAAAGAAGTGTTCTATTTCCTTACCCCCCAAGCGAAAGGCAAGGGAATATTCAGTAAAGCAAGGCTCGATAATAGTTACTCTTTTTCCTTCCAGTATTCTCCCCAAAAGGTAGATACCCTGTGTAGCTCCATTACAGGGAAGAATTGTCTCTCCAGAAAAGCCGTATATCTGGGCAATCCAGTTCTGAAACAGCTCAATATCCAGTGGAGGATAGGTACTTACCCACTGCCACATCTTGGACCAGTTTTTACGAAGAACCGACGGTGGCCCCCAGGGATTTATGCTGGCGCTAAAATCCAGAAAAAGAGAACCCTGCTTCTCCCTTTCTTCAAACAACCGACCACCATGAACCCTACTCATTCTTTCTCCACCAGCGCCAACGAGGAAATGGAATCTCCTCGATCCAGCCTGATAAGACGCACACCCTGGGTAATTCTACCTTGAACGGGTATCTCCAAGCTATTTATGCGGATAAGCATCCCTTTCTGGGTGGAAACCAACACATCGCCTTCTTCACAGATGGGCAGAATATCCACCACTTTTCCCGTGCGCTGGCTAACCCTCATGACCCTAAGTCCCTTGCCACCTCGATGATGGCAGGGGAAATCGGAAAGGTCCAACTTTTTACCCATGCCCCGTTCAGAAACCACAAGTACAAAACGAGCCCCGGAGAGCGAACAAGCACCAACTACTTCATCACCGTTACGCAGGGTTATTCCCCGCACACCTGAAGCACTGCGCCCCATGGAACGCACT
This portion of the Thermatribacter velox genome encodes:
- the cbiB gene encoding adenosylcobinamide-phosphate synthase CbiB → MFEVLALLRMVVGFVLDSFLGDPFGRWHPVVWVGKAIEKLERLLFPQHRSFRKEFILGFVVVFLLVGGTGLAYGFLGWFMRKNLPLVYWMVEIYLVFSLLAFRSLWLSGKKVFLALQKGNLEEARKNLRSLVGRDTEHLAEWEVVRACVESLAENFNDAVVAPLFYASLFGGLGILIYKVVNTLDSMLGYRDFRYFFFGFASARLDDLLNFIPARLSALFLGIAALLLGKSPKRALTTAFQYARFHPSPNAGWPEAAMAGALGVRLGGVNYYQGKREERPFLGEALRELVPERIEEALSLLWLGSWFALLVLALFAWRVGYPIFGI
- a CDS encoding aminotransferase class I/II-fold pyridoxal phosphate-dependent enzyme, translating into MSRVHGGRLFEEREKQGSLFLDFSASINPWGPPSVLRKNWSKMWQWVSTYPPLDIELFQNWIAQIYGFSGETILPCNGATQGIYLLGRILEGKRVTIIEPCFTEYSLAFRLGGKEIEHFFYLGDEETEESLKLLFTTHPDILIMGNPTNPLGNPYPEGFLKAVWEYVLEKGIFLVVDEVFQEFMNEETSFSGKIADYRRLFVVRSLTKYFSIPGLRGGFLLTHPSNVYSLKEHIEPWSVNAVLASALKILSESDLSAFRETTIKNLKKEKEYLEEHWKAFSDVVLLYPSRVNFYMFRVLDSKADLYSFFYQRGMLIRSLSDFWGLDRNFYRISLRTHSENRRFLGALEEFVDDLRNSW
- a CDS encoding YbhN family protein; the encoded protein is MHEPQKYRPASLKKRVLLSVLISISSIVIIFSVGSFFEVPPEIDFARFHFGVYLVGFLLMFAAWFLDGLRVFLSARAWNKSIRLQDALSTVLAGYFMSTITPFSTGGSPAQMYVLTRAGMSWGEAGSLVVICGILYQVSLLLLLFLLIFAFHIGFVLQGVLLKLLYSFVIFYAGVMVLLFSFLYRPQILFRLTEWGINFVKRHFRKIRFSEESVREWVHEFFEDFRRGFRILFFQKPQYLVWNIGCYMVQYTLIFSVAYFVLAAMGVKADYLRVLGTQAPLFYVFSFVPSPGASGGVEVSMASVFARFVGAYRVGMFVLLWRAVTFYLPMVIGGVTFFRIVQSAGGYSGENGKLITKRSENYAQKLPGERNS
- the cobU gene encoding bifunctional adenosylcobinamide kinase/adenosylcobinamide-phosphate guanylyltransferase, with the protein product MISGILGRKVLFIGGARSGKSSLAQQRVEEASPKRVYLATGVVTDQEMAERIALHRRRRSENWETFEVPFGFQEVEDRDFSGCGVLLDCVTFLVSNLLLRDKEPEEVFMRVTEELEVLFRKQSREGFFLALVSNEVGCGVVPENFLGRQFRDLQGKVNQWLAQKADEVFLVVAGVPWKLK
- the cobC gene encoding alpha-ribazole phosphatase; this encodes MKEIYLLRHGDTEATEKGFFAGWSDIPLSPKGEERIKKLHQSLLRGLSFERVFCSPMLRTHQTARILVPDDDIDIVPEIKERSFGSWEGKSWAELEKEYPVEVKEWKKDPLGFTPPGGESFKTVLSRVSSFWDKLLKMRNGRYLLVTHAGVIRCFLVKAMNIEFASTFHVLLDPGVLVKIGVNREEFPRVELIQNNGV
- the cobS gene encoding adenosylcobinamide-GDP ribazoletransferase, yielding METKISRFVRWLRLVRIAAGFLTILPLARESDEPEEVALSSVFFPLVGLLIGGGVYGVFWGTHFIFGTSFLPALLALTTWILLTRGLHLDGLADVADALGAPVFSKEARERILKDSSLGVFGTVALFLVLTFKLFLLSETKSGEVIVLAPLAARFFLLGVICFGRSLLRESGLGSIFLSQPRSTAFWLWLILVAVVSILFGNVLLFLKICFCFVIIYSFVKRVARMLGFLNGDVMGTAVELGELLFLLIGRI
- a CDS encoding biotin--[acetyl-CoA-carboxylase] ligase, with protein sequence MLRSSLEKEILKALLVSRDWVSGEELAKRLSLSRVAIWKEMEKLKSWGFPVISSRKGYKLFELPDVFFREYLEAYFSRFSFPVSVFCEDQVDSTNEWAKREALQGAPSWSLFIAESQTRGKGRKGRSWFSLPGKSLTFSLLIRPNLSLWSGFTSLPLVCGLAVSLALEEEGLEPEIKWPNDVLIDGKKVAGILVEGDFEAEVLRYVVIGIGLNVNLLREDFPEDLRLTATSLLEVSGKRHHRLFLLENLLNKLSKCLEGWKGEANLASLYPELKKRLATLGKRVKIAVSDKVLEGLAEDIDLDGSLWINSEGERKKISWGELVTS
- a CDS encoding biotin transporter BioY — protein: MHFQSLRLARCALVVALCVVSSLFSRYAQGVVPFSVLPFVVVLSGWLLRPQEAFWSLSAYVLLGLLGLPVFASPPFGGPTYLFKPTFGFLLGFVLGAFLISALKDKKLFRKSILGVIFLSELGMLIIYLPGLFYLWLAFSLFMGKPIGFNRVLQVGFYPFLGFDVVKAFLAGMLFWKTKGRIAA